The sequence CTACTTCATTATTAGCGATACACTTCATAATGTGGTTGAATTCGATGCGACAAACATTTGACAAAACTTGTATGAAGTGTATTGACTACTTTTTACATTCACTTCCACAACAAAATGATGATAAGCATAGGCTGGATTCTAATGATAGAATCTTTGAACAACCGATGTTCCTTTAGTTATGTGGAATAGGTTTTCCTTTCACATCGTTCTCCTTGGCCGGGTTGTTCATTTCTTCCTAATTTCCTATGGCCTGTTCATCAGTTGAGACATAGAAGTGACGTGCTTCTATTTCCCTTGTAAGCCTCGGACCATCAGATAGTGCTCTATTTTTAGCCTTGTTCTTCGTTTTCATTTAACATGCTGGTCTATTCCTGCTTGGATGGTGCTTTGTCATGGTCTGCGAATTTGGTGAGGTAACTTCCGCATTGTCTTCATATTCCTCCACGGGTGTGTTCGTGACAATTTGCGGAGGTTTCTGAAGTGTTGCCTTTGTGGTAGAAATCAAATTGCTTCCTCTCCTATTTTGTCTTTATGACATAAAGCTAATGGTTATCTTATTCCTTGGTATTTCTCCTATGGGATGTTTCCATGATGCATCCCTTGGGTTCTTCCATTGACTTTTTCATGGAGAGTAAGACTTTTTCCCTATCATAGGTGGATGCAAGTGCCCCTACTCCTTCGAAAGTGTAAAATTTCACAAGTTGGTGTATCGTTGACACTATGATTCTCATTTTCCGCATGGCTACTCTCCATAGTAAGATATTGTATGGGGAAGAAGCTCGTATTATGGAGAGATTGAGCGTTTATGTCCTTAGGAATGGCGGTTCTCCTATGGTAAGATCCAGCTCGATTTCCCCGATTAGCCAACATCTTTCTCCAGAAAATCCTACCAAGGGAGCTCGAGCAGGCGATAGGCAACTCCTGATGGCTTGACTAAGTTGAGCAAAGCAATGTTCGTACATGACGTCACAAGCACTTCCTCCGTCGATATATCCTGTGAACTCGTCTATTGTAGACTTTTCAACTTATGGTGACCGAAAGATTTGATGGAGTAATAGTAACGAGTGTCGGGAAGAAGAATTCATCCTATTCCATGATTCCATATCTGTTGCCCCTTTTCTTATAGCATTGATACGAATCAATTGCGAAGATGGCTTTGTCTTCCTGATGCTTCTTTTCTTTGTTTGCTGGGTCATCTATCTTTTTCCTTATTCGGGTTTTGTATCCCCTTGATGAGGTGGGACAGTTTTCCGAATCGAACTGCTTCTTCATTTGCTATTTTGAAATTAAAGCATTCGTCTGTTTCATGACCGTAATCATTGTGGAAGTCGTAGAACCTGCTCATGTCTCTTGGTTTTCCTTTGCTTGACAATCTTCCTGGAGCTTTGAAATGGTTGGCCTCTTTCTCTTTAGCTAGAATGTCTTTTAGGCATTTTATAAGTGTCCCCAATATTCCAGCTCCGGAATCTCTTCGGTATGGCCCGAACTTATTCTTATTCTCCCTTCTTCCATTCTTTTCCCCTCTTCGATCTATACTTTCATTCCTTTTGTGTATGGGTGGTTCATCTTGGACAAAAGTCCATGTCGTTTCCTTTTCATCTAACCATATGTAGGCTTTGTTTAACAAGGCTTCATACGTGGAGGGGAGGTTTCTGCTAAGGTGTTCGATGAGGTGACGAACCTTTGACCCGTATAATAACCCCGATATTCTCTGAGATTCTGGCAAGTCCGGGATCTGCTGGGTCTCATTGGTGTATCTGATGAGAAAGGCTCTAGTGCCTTCGTTATCTCTTTGTCTTATGCTATGGGCGGCCACATGGTTTTTCTTGTGCCGTTTCTGTTGACTGAACTTAGATCTAAATTGTTGTTTGAGATCATCGAAACTAGAGACTGAGTCTTTGAGAAGAGAATCAAACCAAACCCTAGCGTCACCTTTCAACATATAGGAAAAAGTATGGCATGCCACCGGCATGCTCCATTTTGACATTCTATTTGCTCCTTCGAATACATTTAAGAAGTCATTTGAGTCGTCTTTCCCTTCGTAGTTTATTAGGTGGGCTGGTATTTTCATCCCATCCGGGAATGAGCAACATTGGATGCTTGGGACGAAGGGAGTTTCCTGACTTCCTTAAGGGTTTTCTGTGCTTTGTGTTTCTAATGCCCGGGAATTTCCTCCTTGGTTGTATGCCCATAAAGATGGTTAGGGGGTTTTGTGGCATGTTCCAGGCCTGGTAGAAGCAAGAGTTGGTCCCTGGTGCCATGGGGATGTTCTGTGGAGTTAGTATAGGCGCTGTTCCTACGAATGTGGAGTTCTGATTCGCACATGATATTCCTTGGGGCCATATATTCTGATTTGGGAGGGTTGGCCCATTCCAACTTGGGTGTTGGGGTAGGACGAAAACATTTGGTATGTGAGGCAAGGTAGTTGTAGTGGTAGAGAGTACGTTATGATTACATGGAGCTCCTGTAGGGATCTACAGAGTTACATAGGGTTGCGAAGTGTTGGATATTCCCACATGTTGTGTTGTGGTTTGAAGATGGGAATTCACCAGATGGGTTACTGAGGGATTTTGGCGAGGTGGCTCTTCCATTTCCCTCTCTTCGTCGTATACTTCACTTTCGTACGTGAGAGTCCGTCTGCTTTGGAGGACTCTCGTAGCTCTTAGATCTCTCATGACGGTTCTGATATGGTCGTGATTATTCAAGATGAACGTTTTGTCTATGAGCAGTAGTGGTTCCACAGATTGTGAACCAGAGCATTTGGTAGAAATGAACGCAGTATGTGTGAGCGGTGATTTTGTGACCATCCCTACCGGTGTAAACCCAAGTGGTATGTGACTGGAGTTGGTCATGGCGTTGACATTGTACTTTTTaaacagaatatatatatttattcgtccCACAAGGTGTgccaattgtttgtacaattcttgTCGGATCATATCGAAGAGATAAGTATGCCAACGTCTGGTCACAGAGAAAATATAATATGGGTGAGTGTGGAGTGGATTTCCCTTCGTTGGCGATTCTTCGAAGCCCGAAGGTAGCAAGTGTGATAACTGCTTTACACCACCGAAAGGGAGTTAAGAGTATGTGGATATGACATCCGGGTGATCGATTGTATATCTTATGCCTCATTTAATTCTCTTATTTGTAGCGGAGTATTCTCTTCCTTTGAGGTCTGTTAGTTCCCCATATAATTTGGAAGGATTAGTTGAATTTCCTTTTTCGGCTTCTTACATAGCGAGAGTTATATTGTCTTTTTTCTATCTTTGCTCAACTGACCCGCTGGGCTACTATCAGGGGTACCATAGTTGTCTTTTATCTAACCAAGGTTCAGTGCATGGTACTCGATGTCACCGTTTCGTCATGAACTGGCTTCGTATGCTCTCTTCGTGTTTATCTTCATATACATTTTTACTTTGTGAGAGACAACTATCAGATATAATGAGCTAGCATGAAGCACCTACCTTTAATGCAGTTTTGGTAACCACTGAATGTGAGATCACATTGTGCGCTTCATGGCGCATAACAAAGATATTATCGTGTAATATAAATGTCAAGTAaatgatgtgttgaaagtgtgtgcagtagtgcttagcttattcttcaacttttaaatttataaaacctttattattacactttaacaccctaacgagcaacaaaacccgatcagatgtagtaatttaggttatcgtcccaagagagcgtagatgcggataaaaGTTGTCTTATTATTTAATTCtttttaaagaattaaagatatatttgtatgtcttttataggatagattcttatctcttaggaaagagatgcttttAAAGATAAATAGAACAATAAAGTAAAACAagaa comes from Rutidosis leptorrhynchoides isolate AG116_Rl617_1_P2 chromosome 4, CSIRO_AGI_Rlap_v1, whole genome shotgun sequence and encodes:
- the LOC139841991 gene encoding uncharacterized protein → MSKWSMPVACHTFSYMLKGDARVWFDSLLKDSVSSFDDLKQQFRSKFSQQKRHKKNHVAAHSIRQRDNEGTRAFLIRYTNETQQIPDLPESQRISGLLYGSKVRHLIEHLSRNLPSTYEALLNKAYIWLDEKETTWTFVQDEPPIHKRNESIDRRGEKNGRRENKNKFGPYRRDSGAGILGTLIKCLKDILAKEKEANHFKAPGRLSSKGKPRDMSRFYDFHNDYGHETDECFNFKIANEEAVRFGKLSHLIKGIQNPNKEKDR